In Camarhynchus parvulus chromosome 21, STF_HiC, whole genome shotgun sequence, a genomic segment contains:
- the PLEKHG5 gene encoding pleckstrin homology domain-containing family G member 5 isoform X3, which produces MHFDGHICFDLSPQGSILARNMSTRSCPPRTSPASDVEEEEEGPAESRGERKSSALKLPKKKAWRRHTDDPSKECFTLKFDLSIDIEAEIVPAVKKKSLGEVLLPVFERKAIELGKVDIYLDQSHTPLSLQFEAFRFGGHYLRVKAKPGDELKVEQAVRDARSASLPILHPASSAAFLGPVLEPLPGRREGTESLAPGRRRKNITEFLGDSSIPSPEPALHSSSSLPTNGTDTWKNRAASRFSGFFGSGTSTGSFGRETEKLEQLVNRLHAYSTFGLPKLPPQLRFDRDSWEEDGDEAGLALEDSWQQIIQGTEVLSRRQCHQQEAIWELLHTEATYIRNLKVITDLFLSCLVNLQESGLLCEVDAERLFSNIGEIIRLHCKLWRSVMAPVLAKARRTGALLDPIDFLDGFKMFGSLFKPYVRYCMEEEGCMEYMRTLLRDSELFRTYVTWAEKQEQCSRLKLSDMLVKPHQRLTKYPLLLKSILKKTDDPRARDAITTMISSVERFINDVNSRMRQRQERQRLDAILSRIDAYEVVEGSTDEVDKLLKEFLRLDLTAPIPGTSPEDTRQLLLEGSLRMREGKDSKMDVYCFLFTDLFLITKPFKKAERTKVIRQPLLVDRVVCRELRDPGSFLLIYLNELGSAVAAYTFQSSGQLCRSWVEAVRNAQNLLQRLRQRRRMEEKEEEDEEDEEDDGESGTSAASSPTILHHSSASPDSQQCPSDGSTETLAMAAAEGGDELSSPDWDSGPFSSTSDGSSVSTSTSIGTGTSVETPTSTDTPTQELPAGALPVPLPHGVASPGSGCRSSSIDSAYGTLSPASLRDFGQQPEGTAEEGQEPCLAPPAPRPASPRLRRRTPVQLLPCPARVLKSKSEASLPQLLSPTSPGPLSQSRSLSDLCAGSPRTSQEPAPQAAPGSSGSSTSELSEPEEPAESPASLPGGLRRDPQPPARRTLSDPQAAQHRKLTLAQLYRIRTTLLLNSTLTAS; this is translated from the exons ATGCACTTCGATGGCCACATCTGCTTCGACCTGTCCCCGCAAG GCTCCATCCTGGCCCGCAACATGTCCACGCGTTCGTGCCCCCCGcgcaccagccctgcctctgatgtggaggaggaggaggagggtccggcagagagcagagg GGAGCGCAAGAGCTCAGCACTGAAGCTGCCCAAGAAGAAGGCTTGGCGCAGGCACACGGAC GACCCCAGCAAGGAGTGCTTCACCTTGAAGTTTGACCTCAGCATCGACATCGAGGCAGAGATCGTGCCAGCTGTGAAGAAGAAGTCACTGGG ggaagtgctgctgccagTCTTTGAGAGGAAGGCGATTGAGCTGGGCAAGGTGGACATCTACCTGGACCAGTCGCACACGCCGCTGTCGCTGCAGTTCGAGGCATTTCGCTTCGGGGGACACTACCTGAGGGTGAAAG CCAAGCCCGGGGATGAGCTGAAGGTGGAGCAGGCAGTGCGAGATGCCAGGTCAGCCAGCCTGCCCATCCTGCaccctgccagcagtgctgcattcCTTGGGCCGGTGCTGGAGCCGCTGCCAGGACGCCGGGAGGGCACTGAGAGCCTG GC GCCGGGACGGCGAAGGAAGAACATAACAGAGTTCCTGGGggacagcagcatccccagtcccgagccagccctgcacagcagcagctctctgcccaCCAATGGCACTGACACCTGGAAGAACCGCGCTGCCAGTCGCTTCAGCGGCTTCTTTGGCTCCGGGACTAGCACGGGCTCCTTCGGGCGG GAGACTGagaagctggagcagctggtgaaCAGGCTGCACGCCTACAGCACCTTCGGGCTGCCCAAGCTGCCGCCCCAGCTCCGCTTTGACCGCGACTCctgggaggaggatggggacgaggctgggctggcactggaggACAGCTGGCAGCAGATCATCCAGGGCACAGAG GTCCTGTCGCGTcggcagtgccaccagcaggaAGCcatctgggagctgctgcacacagaggCCACCTACATCCGGAACCTCAAAGTCATCACTGAT ctcttTCTCTCCTGCCTGGTGAACCTGCAGGagtcagggctgctctgtgag GTGGATGCCGAGCGGCTCTTCAGCAACATCGGGGAGATCATCCGGCTGCACTGCAAGCTGTGGCGCAGCGTCATGGCCCCAGTGCTGGCCAAGGCACGGCGGACAGGGGCACTGCTTGACCCCATTGACTTCCTCGATGGCTTCAAGATG TTCGGGTCCCTCTTCAAGCCCTACGTGCGGTATTGCATGGAGGAGGAGGGCTGCATGGAGTACATGCGGACCCTGCTGCGGGACAGCGAGCTCTTCCGCACCTACGTGACG TGGGCCgagaagcaggagcagtgcagccGCCTGAAGCTGAGCGACATGCTGGTGAAACCTCACCAGCGCCTCACCAAGTACCCGCTGCTCCTCAAGTCCATCCTGAAGAAGACGGATGACCCACGTGCCCGTGATGCCATCACCACTATG ATCAGCTCTGTGGAGCGCTTCATCAACGACGTCAACTCGCGGATGCGCCAGCGGCAGGAGCGGCAGCGCCTGGATGCCATCCTCAGCCGGATTGATGCCTACGAGGTGGTGGAGGGCAGCACAGATGAGGTGGACAAG CTGCTTAAGGAGTTCCTGAGGCTGGACCTGACggcccccatccctggcacctCCCCGGAGGACACCCGGCAGCTCCTCCTTGAGGGCAGCCTGAGGATGCGGGAAGGTAAAGACAGCAAG ATGGACGTCTACTGCTTCCTCTTCACCGACCTCTTCCTCATCACCAAGCCCTTCAAGAAGGCTGAGCGCACCAAGGTGATCCGGCAGCCCTTGCTGGTGGACAGAGTTGTTTGCCGGGAGCTCAGAGACCcag gctccttcctcctcatctACCTGAAtgagctgggcagtgctgtggccgCCTACACCTTCCAGAGCAGTGGGCAGCTGTGCCGCAGCTGGGTCGAGGCCGTGCGCAATGCCCAG AacctgctgcagaggctgcgGCAGCGCCGGCgcatggaggagaaggaggaggaggacgaggaggatgaggaggacgATGGTGAGAGTGGCACTTCAGCTGCCAGTTCACCTACCATCCTACACCACAGCAGCGCCAGCCCAGACTCACAGCAGTG CCCCTCCGACGGCTCCACCGAGACGcttgccatggcagcagcagagggtggCGACGAGCTCTCCTCCCCAGACTGGGACTCAGGACCCTTCAGCTCAACCTCGGATGGCTCCTCTGTTAGCACCAGCACCTCCATCGGCACTGGCACCTCTGTGGAGACCCCCACCTCCACCGATACCCCCAcgcaggagctgcctgcaggtgcCCTGCCTGTTCCCCTGCCCCACGGCGTGGCCTCCCCAGGCAGCGGCTGCCGCTCGTCCTCCATCGACAGCGCCTATGGCACGCTCTCACCTGCCTCCCTGCGGGACTTTGGCCAGCAGCCCGAGGGGACGGCcgaggaggggcaggagccctgcctggcccctcCCGCCCCACGGCCGGCCTCGCCCCGGCTGCGCCGCCGGACGCCcgtgcagctcctgccttgcccGGCCAGGGTGCTCAAATCCAAGTCGGAGGCCAGCTtgccccagctcctgtcccccaCTTCCCCAGGCCCCCTAAGCCAAAGCCGCAGCCTCTCTGACCTCTGTGCTGGTTCCCCCCGGACTAGCCAAGAGCCCGCACCTCAGGCTGCCcccggcagcagcggcagctcCACATCAGAGCTCTCAGAGCCCGAGGAGCCAGCGGAGAgcccagcatccctgccagGGGGGCTCAGGCGcgacccccagccccctgcccgccGGACCCTCTCGGACCCGCAGGCGGCGCAGCACCGCAAGCTGACTCTGGCGCAGCTGTACCGGATCCGGACCACGCTGCTGCTCAACTCCACGCTGACGGCCTCGTAA
- the PLEKHG5 gene encoding pleckstrin homology domain-containing family G member 5 isoform X1 yields the protein MPGQPACPSCTLPAVLHSLGRCWSRCQDAGRALRAWPGRRRKNITEFLGDSSIPSPEPALHSSSSLPTNGTDTWKNRAASRFSGFFGSGTSTGSFGRETEKLEQLVNRLHAYSTFGLPKLPPQLRFDRDSWEEDGDEAGLALEDSWQQIIQGTEVLSRRQCHQQEAIWELLHTEATYIRNLKVITDLFLSCLVNLQESGLLCEVDAERLFSNIGEIIRLHCKLWRSVMAPVLAKARRTGALLDPIDFLDGFKMFGSLFKPYVRYCMEEEGCMEYMRTLLRDSELFRTYVTWAEKQEQCSRLKLSDMLVKPHQRLTKYPLLLKSILKKTDDPRARDAITTMISSVERFINDVNSRMRQRQERQRLDAILSRIDAYEVVEGSTDEVDKLLKEFLRLDLTAPIPGTSPEDTRQLLLEGSLRMREGKDSKMDVYCFLFTDLFLITKPFKKAERTKVIRQPLLVDRVVCRELRDPGSFLLIYLNELGSAVAAYTFQSSGQLCRSWVEAVRNAQNLLQRLRQRRRMEEKEEEDEEDEEDDGESGTSAASSPTILHHSSASPDSQQCPSDGSTETLAMAAAEGGDELSSPDWDSGPFSSTSDGSSVSTSTSIGTGTSVETPTSTDTPTQELPAGALPVPLPHGVASPGSGCRSSSIDSAYGTLSPASLRDFGQQPEGTAEEGQEPCLAPPAPRPASPRLRRRTPVQLLPCPARVLKSKSEASLPQLLSPTSPGPLSQSRSLSDLCAGSPRTSQEPAPQAAPGSSGSSTSELSEPEEPAESPASLPGGLRRDPQPPARRTLSDPQAAQHRKLTLAQLYRIRTTLLLNSTLTASEV from the exons ATGCCAGGTCAGCCAGCCTGCCCATCCTGCaccctgccagcagtgctgcattcCTTGGGCCGGTGCTGGAGCCGCTGCCAGGACGCCGGGAGGGCACTGAGAGCCTG GCCGGGACGGCGAAGGAAGAACATAACAGAGTTCCTGGGggacagcagcatccccagtcccgagccagccctgcacagcagcagctctctgcccaCCAATGGCACTGACACCTGGAAGAACCGCGCTGCCAGTCGCTTCAGCGGCTTCTTTGGCTCCGGGACTAGCACGGGCTCCTTCGGGCGG GAGACTGagaagctggagcagctggtgaaCAGGCTGCACGCCTACAGCACCTTCGGGCTGCCCAAGCTGCCGCCCCAGCTCCGCTTTGACCGCGACTCctgggaggaggatggggacgaggctgggctggcactggaggACAGCTGGCAGCAGATCATCCAGGGCACAGAG GTCCTGTCGCGTcggcagtgccaccagcaggaAGCcatctgggagctgctgcacacagaggCCACCTACATCCGGAACCTCAAAGTCATCACTGAT ctcttTCTCTCCTGCCTGGTGAACCTGCAGGagtcagggctgctctgtgag GTGGATGCCGAGCGGCTCTTCAGCAACATCGGGGAGATCATCCGGCTGCACTGCAAGCTGTGGCGCAGCGTCATGGCCCCAGTGCTGGCCAAGGCACGGCGGACAGGGGCACTGCTTGACCCCATTGACTTCCTCGATGGCTTCAAGATG TTCGGGTCCCTCTTCAAGCCCTACGTGCGGTATTGCATGGAGGAGGAGGGCTGCATGGAGTACATGCGGACCCTGCTGCGGGACAGCGAGCTCTTCCGCACCTACGTGACG TGGGCCgagaagcaggagcagtgcagccGCCTGAAGCTGAGCGACATGCTGGTGAAACCTCACCAGCGCCTCACCAAGTACCCGCTGCTCCTCAAGTCCATCCTGAAGAAGACGGATGACCCACGTGCCCGTGATGCCATCACCACTATG ATCAGCTCTGTGGAGCGCTTCATCAACGACGTCAACTCGCGGATGCGCCAGCGGCAGGAGCGGCAGCGCCTGGATGCCATCCTCAGCCGGATTGATGCCTACGAGGTGGTGGAGGGCAGCACAGATGAGGTGGACAAG CTGCTTAAGGAGTTCCTGAGGCTGGACCTGACggcccccatccctggcacctCCCCGGAGGACACCCGGCAGCTCCTCCTTGAGGGCAGCCTGAGGATGCGGGAAGGTAAAGACAGCAAG ATGGACGTCTACTGCTTCCTCTTCACCGACCTCTTCCTCATCACCAAGCCCTTCAAGAAGGCTGAGCGCACCAAGGTGATCCGGCAGCCCTTGCTGGTGGACAGAGTTGTTTGCCGGGAGCTCAGAGACCcag gctccttcctcctcatctACCTGAAtgagctgggcagtgctgtggccgCCTACACCTTCCAGAGCAGTGGGCAGCTGTGCCGCAGCTGGGTCGAGGCCGTGCGCAATGCCCAG AacctgctgcagaggctgcgGCAGCGCCGGCgcatggaggagaaggaggaggaggacgaggaggatgaggaggacgATGGTGAGAGTGGCACTTCAGCTGCCAGTTCACCTACCATCCTACACCACAGCAGCGCCAGCCCAGACTCACAGCAGTG CCCCTCCGACGGCTCCACCGAGACGcttgccatggcagcagcagagggtggCGACGAGCTCTCCTCCCCAGACTGGGACTCAGGACCCTTCAGCTCAACCTCGGATGGCTCCTCTGTTAGCACCAGCACCTCCATCGGCACTGGCACCTCTGTGGAGACCCCCACCTCCACCGATACCCCCAcgcaggagctgcctgcaggtgcCCTGCCTGTTCCCCTGCCCCACGGCGTGGCCTCCCCAGGCAGCGGCTGCCGCTCGTCCTCCATCGACAGCGCCTATGGCACGCTCTCACCTGCCTCCCTGCGGGACTTTGGCCAGCAGCCCGAGGGGACGGCcgaggaggggcaggagccctgcctggcccctcCCGCCCCACGGCCGGCCTCGCCCCGGCTGCGCCGCCGGACGCCcgtgcagctcctgccttgcccGGCCAGGGTGCTCAAATCCAAGTCGGAGGCCAGCTtgccccagctcctgtcccccaCTTCCCCAGGCCCCCTAAGCCAAAGCCGCAGCCTCTCTGACCTCTGTGCTGGTTCCCCCCGGACTAGCCAAGAGCCCGCACCTCAGGCTGCCcccggcagcagcggcagctcCACATCAGAGCTCTCAGAGCCCGAGGAGCCAGCGGAGAgcccagcatccctgccagGGGGGCTCAGGCGcgacccccagccccctgcccgccGGACCCTCTCGGACCCGCAGGCGGCGCAGCACCGCAAGCTGACTCTGGCGCAGCTGTACCGGATCCGGACCACGCTGCTGCTCAACTCCACGCTGACGGCCTC GGAGGTCTGA
- the PLEKHG5 gene encoding pleckstrin homology domain-containing family G member 5 isoform X2 — MAGRAWPGSTRGPAPPGPCTPGMQVGRPGRRRKNITEFLGDSSIPSPEPALHSSSSLPTNGTDTWKNRAASRFSGFFGSGTSTGSFGRETEKLEQLVNRLHAYSTFGLPKLPPQLRFDRDSWEEDGDEAGLALEDSWQQIIQGTEVLSRRQCHQQEAIWELLHTEATYIRNLKVITDLFLSCLVNLQESGLLCEVDAERLFSNIGEIIRLHCKLWRSVMAPVLAKARRTGALLDPIDFLDGFKMFGSLFKPYVRYCMEEEGCMEYMRTLLRDSELFRTYVTWAEKQEQCSRLKLSDMLVKPHQRLTKYPLLLKSILKKTDDPRARDAITTMISSVERFINDVNSRMRQRQERQRLDAILSRIDAYEVVEGSTDEVDKLLKEFLRLDLTAPIPGTSPEDTRQLLLEGSLRMREGKDSKMDVYCFLFTDLFLITKPFKKAERTKVIRQPLLVDRVVCRELRDPGSFLLIYLNELGSAVAAYTFQSSGQLCRSWVEAVRNAQNLLQRLRQRRRMEEKEEEDEEDEEDDGESGTSAASSPTILHHSSASPDSQQCPSDGSTETLAMAAAEGGDELSSPDWDSGPFSSTSDGSSVSTSTSIGTGTSVETPTSTDTPTQELPAGALPVPLPHGVASPGSGCRSSSIDSAYGTLSPASLRDFGQQPEGTAEEGQEPCLAPPAPRPASPRLRRRTPVQLLPCPARVLKSKSEASLPQLLSPTSPGPLSQSRSLSDLCAGSPRTSQEPAPQAAPGSSGSSTSELSEPEEPAESPASLPGGLRRDPQPPARRTLSDPQAAQHRKLTLAQLYRIRTTLLLNSTLTASEV; from the exons ATGGCCGGCCGGGCTTGGCCAGGCAGCACCCGGGGTCCTGCACCCCCGGGGCCCTGCACCCCCGGGATGCAGGTAGGCAG GCCGGGACGGCGAAGGAAGAACATAACAGAGTTCCTGGGggacagcagcatccccagtcccgagccagccctgcacagcagcagctctctgcccaCCAATGGCACTGACACCTGGAAGAACCGCGCTGCCAGTCGCTTCAGCGGCTTCTTTGGCTCCGGGACTAGCACGGGCTCCTTCGGGCGG GAGACTGagaagctggagcagctggtgaaCAGGCTGCACGCCTACAGCACCTTCGGGCTGCCCAAGCTGCCGCCCCAGCTCCGCTTTGACCGCGACTCctgggaggaggatggggacgaggctgggctggcactggaggACAGCTGGCAGCAGATCATCCAGGGCACAGAG GTCCTGTCGCGTcggcagtgccaccagcaggaAGCcatctgggagctgctgcacacagaggCCACCTACATCCGGAACCTCAAAGTCATCACTGAT ctcttTCTCTCCTGCCTGGTGAACCTGCAGGagtcagggctgctctgtgag GTGGATGCCGAGCGGCTCTTCAGCAACATCGGGGAGATCATCCGGCTGCACTGCAAGCTGTGGCGCAGCGTCATGGCCCCAGTGCTGGCCAAGGCACGGCGGACAGGGGCACTGCTTGACCCCATTGACTTCCTCGATGGCTTCAAGATG TTCGGGTCCCTCTTCAAGCCCTACGTGCGGTATTGCATGGAGGAGGAGGGCTGCATGGAGTACATGCGGACCCTGCTGCGGGACAGCGAGCTCTTCCGCACCTACGTGACG TGGGCCgagaagcaggagcagtgcagccGCCTGAAGCTGAGCGACATGCTGGTGAAACCTCACCAGCGCCTCACCAAGTACCCGCTGCTCCTCAAGTCCATCCTGAAGAAGACGGATGACCCACGTGCCCGTGATGCCATCACCACTATG ATCAGCTCTGTGGAGCGCTTCATCAACGACGTCAACTCGCGGATGCGCCAGCGGCAGGAGCGGCAGCGCCTGGATGCCATCCTCAGCCGGATTGATGCCTACGAGGTGGTGGAGGGCAGCACAGATGAGGTGGACAAG CTGCTTAAGGAGTTCCTGAGGCTGGACCTGACggcccccatccctggcacctCCCCGGAGGACACCCGGCAGCTCCTCCTTGAGGGCAGCCTGAGGATGCGGGAAGGTAAAGACAGCAAG ATGGACGTCTACTGCTTCCTCTTCACCGACCTCTTCCTCATCACCAAGCCCTTCAAGAAGGCTGAGCGCACCAAGGTGATCCGGCAGCCCTTGCTGGTGGACAGAGTTGTTTGCCGGGAGCTCAGAGACCcag gctccttcctcctcatctACCTGAAtgagctgggcagtgctgtggccgCCTACACCTTCCAGAGCAGTGGGCAGCTGTGCCGCAGCTGGGTCGAGGCCGTGCGCAATGCCCAG AacctgctgcagaggctgcgGCAGCGCCGGCgcatggaggagaaggaggaggaggacgaggaggatgaggaggacgATGGTGAGAGTGGCACTTCAGCTGCCAGTTCACCTACCATCCTACACCACAGCAGCGCCAGCCCAGACTCACAGCAGTG CCCCTCCGACGGCTCCACCGAGACGcttgccatggcagcagcagagggtggCGACGAGCTCTCCTCCCCAGACTGGGACTCAGGACCCTTCAGCTCAACCTCGGATGGCTCCTCTGTTAGCACCAGCACCTCCATCGGCACTGGCACCTCTGTGGAGACCCCCACCTCCACCGATACCCCCAcgcaggagctgcctgcaggtgcCCTGCCTGTTCCCCTGCCCCACGGCGTGGCCTCCCCAGGCAGCGGCTGCCGCTCGTCCTCCATCGACAGCGCCTATGGCACGCTCTCACCTGCCTCCCTGCGGGACTTTGGCCAGCAGCCCGAGGGGACGGCcgaggaggggcaggagccctgcctggcccctcCCGCCCCACGGCCGGCCTCGCCCCGGCTGCGCCGCCGGACGCCcgtgcagctcctgccttgcccGGCCAGGGTGCTCAAATCCAAGTCGGAGGCCAGCTtgccccagctcctgtcccccaCTTCCCCAGGCCCCCTAAGCCAAAGCCGCAGCCTCTCTGACCTCTGTGCTGGTTCCCCCCGGACTAGCCAAGAGCCCGCACCTCAGGCTGCCcccggcagcagcggcagctcCACATCAGAGCTCTCAGAGCCCGAGGAGCCAGCGGAGAgcccagcatccctgccagGGGGGCTCAGGCGcgacccccagccccctgcccgccGGACCCTCTCGGACCCGCAGGCGGCGCAGCACCGCAAGCTGACTCTGGCGCAGCTGTACCGGATCCGGACCACGCTGCTGCTCAACTCCACGCTGACGGCCTC GGAGGTCTGA
- the TNFRSF25 gene encoding tumor necrosis factor receptor superfamily member 25 isoform X2, with protein sequence MKCCCPGVAWVTLAALWLAASESQPPGWRDHAVLRRQRVLVQPLLRPRRHTDRRQCPDGMNWVETAGRCCPQCPAGTFLKEACVCDTCPAGTFRTQPNTLSKCQACYECDQHAFQSVLSNCSATSNIACGCEPGRFRVCVDPLCTEFSCQKCQTCTGRLIQRPCSEEQDALCDSSCKPDFYREGDECRPCHMHTVDTCGKECQQVCGSNNKGSGLEYILLGLTGPLFLGALAIYHKRKRLRHGGGPHPTAQATPSMPGAAATPWCQFNAWRWHNPCWTHPYSPQETERGTGTAKKSFKQEALLREPPSEEEKPSAPPEPRGALLQGSQLYAVIDVVPVRRWKEFMRMLELREAEIELVELEVVHIRDQQYEMLKRWCQQTSATLDHVFAALERMELAGCAEALRQSLPVGP encoded by the exons ATgaagtgctgctgccctggggtggcTTGG GTGACCTTGGCAGCGCTGTGGCTGGCAGCCAGCGAATCGCAGCCCCCAGGGTGGCGGGACCACGCCGTGCTGCGAAGGCAGCGGGTCCTGGTGCAGCCACTGCTCCGCCCGAGGAGACACACGGACAGACGGCAGTGCCCTGACGGCATGAACTGGGTGGAGACTGCTGGCCGGTGCTGCCCTCAGTGTCCCGCAG ggacattCCTGAAAGAGGCCTGCGTGTGTGACACCTGTCCTGCCGGCACCTTCCGCACCCAGCCCAACACCCTCAGCAAGTGCCAGGCCTGCTACGAGTGTGACCAACACG ctttccagagTGTGCTGAGCAACTGCTCGGCCACCAGCAACATCGCCTGTGGCTGTGAGCCCGGCCGCTTCCGTGTCTGCGTTGACCCGCTGTGCACCGAATTCTCTTGCCAGAAGTGCCAGACCTGCACTGGACGCCTCATCCAGCGACCCT GCTCAGAGGAGCAGGACGCACTTTGTGACAGCAGCTGCAAGCCTGACTTCTACAGAGAGGGTGACGAATGCCGGCCCTGTCACAT GCACACCGTGGACACGTGTGGCAAAGAGTGCCAGCAAGTGTGCGGCAGCAACAACAAAG GCTCAGGTCTGGAGTACATCCTGCTGGGACTCACCGGGCCTCTCTTCCTGGGTGCCCTGGCCATCTACCACAAGAGGAAGAGACTCCGGCATGGGGGTGgtccccaccccacagcacaggCCACCCCCTCAATgcccggggctgcagccacacCATGGTGCCAGTTCAATGCCTGGAGGTGGCACAACCCGTGCTGGACCCACCCATACTCCCCACAGGAGACAGAGcgtggcactggcacagcaaaGAAGAGCTTCAAACAGGAGGCCTTGCTGCGTGAGCCACCCAGTGAGGAAGAAAAGCCCTCTGCACCCCCGGAGCCCCGCGGGGCcttgctgcagggcagccagctcTACGCCGTCATCGATGTGGTGCCAGTGCGGCGCTGGAAGGAGTTCATGAGGATGCTGGAGCTGCGGGAGGCAGAGATTGAGCTGGTAGAGCTGGAGGTGGTCCACATCCGTGACCAGCAGTACGAGATGCTGAAGCGCTGGTGCCAGCAGACCAGTGCCACGCTGGACCACGTCTTTGCCGCCCTGGAGCGCATGGAGCTGGCCGGCTGTGCTGAGGCACTGCGCCAGAGTCTGCCCGTGGGACCCTGA
- the TNFRSF25 gene encoding tumor necrosis factor receptor superfamily member 25 isoform X1 → MSWCEGCPQWCKAAGATRLPAALLSPCLQVTLAALWLAASESQPPGWRDHAVLRRQRVLVQPLLRPRRHTDRRQCPDGMNWVETAGRCCPQCPAGTFLKEACVCDTCPAGTFRTQPNTLSKCQACYECDQHAFQSVLSNCSATSNIACGCEPGRFRVCVDPLCTEFSCQKCQTCTGRLIQRPCSEEQDALCDSSCKPDFYREGDECRPCHMHTVDTCGKECQQVCGSNNKGSGLEYILLGLTGPLFLGALAIYHKRKRLRHGGGPHPTAQATPSMPGAAATPWCQFNAWRWHNPCWTHPYSPQETERGTGTAKKSFKQEALLREPPSEEEKPSAPPEPRGALLQGSQLYAVIDVVPVRRWKEFMRMLELREAEIELVELEVVHIRDQQYEMLKRWCQQTSATLDHVFAALERMELAGCAEALRQSLPVGP, encoded by the exons ATGAGCTGGTGTGAGGGCTGTCCCCAGTGGTGCAAGGCTGCTGGAGCAACCCgtctgcctgcagccctgctctctccctgcttGCAGGTGACCTTGGCAGCGCTGTGGCTGGCAGCCAGCGAATCGCAGCCCCCAGGGTGGCGGGACCACGCCGTGCTGCGAAGGCAGCGGGTCCTGGTGCAGCCACTGCTCCGCCCGAGGAGACACACGGACAGACGGCAGTGCCCTGACGGCATGAACTGGGTGGAGACTGCTGGCCGGTGCTGCCCTCAGTGTCCCGCAG ggacattCCTGAAAGAGGCCTGCGTGTGTGACACCTGTCCTGCCGGCACCTTCCGCACCCAGCCCAACACCCTCAGCAAGTGCCAGGCCTGCTACGAGTGTGACCAACACG ctttccagagTGTGCTGAGCAACTGCTCGGCCACCAGCAACATCGCCTGTGGCTGTGAGCCCGGCCGCTTCCGTGTCTGCGTTGACCCGCTGTGCACCGAATTCTCTTGCCAGAAGTGCCAGACCTGCACTGGACGCCTCATCCAGCGACCCT GCTCAGAGGAGCAGGACGCACTTTGTGACAGCAGCTGCAAGCCTGACTTCTACAGAGAGGGTGACGAATGCCGGCCCTGTCACAT GCACACCGTGGACACGTGTGGCAAAGAGTGCCAGCAAGTGTGCGGCAGCAACAACAAAG GCTCAGGTCTGGAGTACATCCTGCTGGGACTCACCGGGCCTCTCTTCCTGGGTGCCCTGGCCATCTACCACAAGAGGAAGAGACTCCGGCATGGGGGTGgtccccaccccacagcacaggCCACCCCCTCAATgcccggggctgcagccacacCATGGTGCCAGTTCAATGCCTGGAGGTGGCACAACCCGTGCTGGACCCACCCATACTCCCCACAGGAGACAGAGcgtggcactggcacagcaaaGAAGAGCTTCAAACAGGAGGCCTTGCTGCGTGAGCCACCCAGTGAGGAAGAAAAGCCCTCTGCACCCCCGGAGCCCCGCGGGGCcttgctgcagggcagccagctcTACGCCGTCATCGATGTGGTGCCAGTGCGGCGCTGGAAGGAGTTCATGAGGATGCTGGAGCTGCGGGAGGCAGAGATTGAGCTGGTAGAGCTGGAGGTGGTCCACATCCGTGACCAGCAGTACGAGATGCTGAAGCGCTGGTGCCAGCAGACCAGTGCCACGCTGGACCACGTCTTTGCCGCCCTGGAGCGCATGGAGCTGGCCGGCTGTGCTGAGGCACTGCGCCAGAGTCTGCCCGTGGGACCCTGA